In Saccharomyces paradoxus chromosome XVI, complete sequence, the genomic stretch ccaacaattatctaattacccacataattctcaatGCGAATATAACGTATAAATgagttttttgaaagttcGTTTACTAATTTTCTTcgtaaataaataaataaattaaaaaatgagGAAAGCATGGTGtattaaataaataaaccTAAAAATTGCAGGCCGAAACAATTAatcaatatttcaaattacGCAACCACACAAACgcctttgttttcattcGAAGTTCTACACTAGGCTTGAATTAAATAAAGTATTAGACATAAAACTCTCTGAATCATTGTTCAGAACGTTGTTTCCTTtagttttcattttttcaacctCATAAAGAGCCGCATCAATACTATCGAAGTATTGGGAATACGGTTCTTCCGCATCAATGCATGCATTACTAGTATTATTTTCGTTAGTACTTTGTTGCGCTCTTTCCACATTAGGGGCTACGCCTGCTTTCAACAATCGCCTTCTTACCTTATCATTTATGGACACATTTGCGAGATAAATAAAGACGTTGCGCCTTTTATAACTAGTAATAATTTCATCCAGCACCTGGGCGGCTGAGGAATCTATTGAGGTCATTCCGCCTAGATCGAAAATGATGTATTTTATGGAATCCTTCGAGCGAAAAGATCTCCTTCCAGGATGTATCTTAGACGAACCATATCTCTCTATTCTGTCAAGCCTCTGCTTTAAATCTTCGCTGTTTGTAAATGTGAGAGGCTCCGGTATCCTGACAATCATGCATCCCTCAATCTCTTCCGTGCCTTCAACATCTAAAGGGTTCCTCTTCATATTCATCAAGTAGTCGTCAAGATTTGTAAAGTTCGACGTTCCTGCTATTCTGGCCAAAATTTGGATTCTTGACTTTGCTGAAtgttttattatatttataattGAATAGACGCATCCGATGCATATTCCAGCTTCAATTGAGTAAAATATTGTGATACAGAAGGTAACAGCAAAAACGAATATTTCATTAAAGCCGCCACATCTCAAATGGAACTTTATGTCGCCGGGTACTTCCTCTAACAAACTAATCCCGATTATGGTTGTAATGACGGACAAGACACAATTGGGAATGTAGTGTACGAATTGAAGAAGTAAATTCATCGTGATTAAGGTGATAACACCCACAAACACTCCCGACATTACGCTTTGGGCCCCTGATAGGGCGTTAATCTTGGACCTTCCATATCCACCGAATGAGGGAAGAGCACCGAATAATGAGATGACAATATTCATAAATCCTAAAGCTACTAGCTCTCTATTAGAGGAAACTGTAAGGTTGTAAGTTGTTCCAAGAGATTTCGACGCGGTAGtagattcaaaaaaaccCAACATTGCCACAATTAGGGATGCGCTAAAGAGATCTGGTATTAGCTTACGCCTGGGGTGAGTCAAAGGGTTTTTTAATTCATCAAGGTTATCCATACTGAAGTCCCCAATTATAGTTATACCATATCTGTGTTTTAAATcaaatttcattgaaataaGGATAGTGACAATTACCACTAATAATATGtctggaaaaaatattgcaCTCTTGTGGTATTTCATTAATTTCCTCTTTAATAGACGCGTTGCGAAGAGGATAATCAAGCAACATCCGCTGAATACCGCCGTTGGCATGTGGTATTGTGCTGGCGCATAATCAATAAGGAAGAGTACTTTTTCGAAAGGGGTATGATAATGTTGAGGCAAGCTTACTAAAAATTTGTCTAGCTTTAATTCAGAAATCAGTGAGTTGATAATCATAACCAGTCCCACTGAACTTATAAAGCCTCGTAGAAGTGCCTTACTAAGAACATTGCCAAGGAAACCGAATCTGGAAATGCCAGAAAAAAGTAGAATAGCGCCACTAACAAATGTTATAACTGTTGAAATATCAATTAGAGAAACATTGTCTTTATGTAGCGTTATAGACTCGACTGCTTGCCCCACAACCAAGGAAATTGCACTTTCAGGCCCAACTATCATCTGAGGGACGGATCCTAGAACACCATACACGAATGGGCTAATAGCCAAAGAATATAATCCACATAAAGGTGGGACATGTGCAATTGAAGTTGTGTACGATAGCGCAAGTGGTATCTGAAATGACGCTAGTGAGATACCTGCAATTATGTCACCCCACAATTTATTGAACGTATACTCAGGAAGCCATGAAAAGCAGGGCAAGTAATAAGGCACAGTTTCAAACACTCTACCGTTGTCGTCAACGCTGTCGTTATTATTTGTACTATTAGTGCATTCCAATCTTGAGTTGTTCGTTGGGCATGCTCCAGAAGTTGGAATCGATGTTGTAACATAGGTCCTGCCTCGGCTGGATGAATCTTTGTCATAATCAAAATTGTCCGAGAAAATATCACGCTGGTCGACTGATCTTTTGAATCGTGGTGGAGCGGTAGAGGAATATGATACTCTCCTACGCCCTAATAACGAAGTATTCGAGGCCATCCTACAGTGCTTGTAGTAAATCTCTTGGAAACACTAAAGTCTTGTGGGGTTGTAGTCCTTTTACTCAACTCTTTTCCATCTTGAACTCTACTCCTTTAGTCATTTCTCTCGTAGTCTTTTATATTTAGTCCGCTGTTTACACCGAAAAGGTCATTTTTAACAGGCAAGAAAAACTAGAAAAAGTAAAACGCGCCCCTTCACTGCAGGAAGAGATGAATATATTGGAAATTAAgaatttatttatttttacttaCGGAGTTTTTCAGTTAGTTCAGGGACTATTTTGTAAAGATCTCCTTGTAACCCATAGTCAGCAACATTAAATATAGGGGCATCAGGATCATTATTAATGGCAACAATAACTTTCGAATCCTTCATTCCCGCCAAATGCTGAACTGCACCAGAAACGCCAACGGCTATATACAAATTTGGTGCGACTACCTTACCGGTCTGACCGATTTGCAGAGAATTATCACATAAGCCGTTGTCAACAGACGCTCTTGT encodes the following:
- a CDS encoding uncharacterized protein (sulfate permease~similar to YPR003C), coding for MASNTSLLGRRRVSYSSTAPPRFKRSVDQRDIFSDNFDYDKDSSSRGRTYVTTSIPTSGACPTNNSRLECTNSTNNNDSVDDNGRVFETVPYYLPCFSWLPEYTFNKLWGDIIAGISLASFQIPLALSYTTSIAHVPPLCGLYSLAISPFVYGVLGSVPQMIVGPESAISLVVGQAVESITLHKDNVSLIDISTVITFVSGAILLFSGISRFGFLGNVLSKALLRGFISSVGLVMIINSLISELKLDKFLVSLPQHYHTPFEKVLFLIDYAPAQYHMPTAVFSGCCLIILFATRLLKRKLMKYHKSAIFFPDILLVVIVTILISMKFDLKHRYGITIIGDFSMDNLDELKNPLTHPRRKLIPDLFSASLIVAMLGFFESTTASKSLGTTYNLTVSSNRELVALGFMNIVISLFGALPSFGGYGRSKINALSGAQSVMSGVFVGVITLITMNLLLQFVHYIPNCVLSVITTIIGISLLEEVPGDIKFHLRCGGFNEIFVFAVTFCITIFYSIEAGICIGCVYSIINIIKHSAKSRIQILARIAGTSNFTNLDDYLMNMKRNPLDVEGTEEIEGCMIVRIPEPLTFTNSEDLKQRLDRIERYGSSKIHPGRRSFRSKDSIKYIIFDLGGMTSIDSSAAQVLDEIITSYKRRNVFIYLANVSINDKVRRRLLKAGVAPNVERAQQSTNENNTSNACIDAEEPYSQYFDSIDAALYEVEKMKTKGNNVLNNDSESFMSNTLFNSSLV